Proteins encoded within one genomic window of Streptomyces taklimakanensis:
- a CDS encoding helix-turn-helix transcriptional regulator — protein sequence MAANAIDQTRRMLSLVTYLRERPGARVEDVARAFGITTDELISDLHVLPMCGTSFRGGDLLDIDTDGERIWWHNADAVGSGTGEPLRLAADEATALLVAARAVATLPGLRESDREALQRATAKIETAAGESAGASSRLSVTFESEGGVFADVDRAIAERRRLWIRYYSPARDELTEREIDPIRLFAVGHTYVEAWCRLTEARRTFRLDRVAEIRLLDEPADPPPIELRDLSEGLVQPSAEDPEVVIEVGPGGRWVAEYYPHDSAEELSDGGLRITLRASDPATLRRLALRLGRDGRIVSPKELADSAREAARAALAAYGD from the coding sequence ATGGCCGCCAACGCCATCGACCAGACGCGCCGGATGCTGTCCCTGGTGACCTACCTGCGCGAGCGTCCCGGCGCCCGCGTGGAGGACGTCGCCCGCGCCTTCGGCATCACCACCGACGAACTGATCTCCGACCTCCACGTCCTGCCGATGTGCGGCACCAGCTTCCGCGGCGGCGACCTGCTGGACATCGACACCGACGGCGAGCGCATCTGGTGGCACAACGCCGACGCGGTCGGCTCCGGCACCGGCGAGCCGCTGCGGCTGGCCGCCGACGAGGCCACCGCCCTGCTGGTCGCCGCGCGGGCCGTCGCCACCCTGCCGGGGCTGCGCGAGAGCGACCGCGAGGCCCTCCAGCGCGCCACCGCCAAGATCGAGACGGCGGCGGGGGAGAGCGCCGGGGCCAGCTCCCGGCTGTCGGTCACCTTCGAGTCCGAGGGCGGGGTCTTCGCCGACGTCGACCGGGCCATCGCCGAGCGGCGCCGGCTGTGGATCCGCTACTACTCGCCGGCGCGCGACGAACTCACCGAACGCGAGATCGACCCGATCCGGCTGTTCGCGGTCGGTCACACCTACGTCGAGGCCTGGTGCCGGCTGACCGAGGCGCGCCGCACCTTCCGACTGGACCGGGTGGCCGAGATCAGGCTGTTGGACGAGCCCGCCGACCCGCCGCCCATCGAGCTGCGCGATCTGTCCGAGGGACTGGTCCAGCCCTCCGCCGAGGACCCGGAGGTCGTCATCGAGGTCGGGCCCGGCGGACGCTGGGTCGCCGAGTACTACCCCCACGACAGCGCCGAAGAACTGTCCGACGGCGGGCTGCGCATCACCCTGCGCGCCTCCGATCCGGCCACCCTGCGCCGGCTGGCCCTGCGGCTGGGGCGCGACGGCCGGATCGTCTCCCCGAAGGAGCTGGCCGACAGCGCTCGGGAGGCGGCACGGGCCGCGCTGGCGGCGTACGGGGACTGA
- a CDS encoding helix-turn-helix transcriptional regulator has product MAIAKAERLMNLALCLLGTRRPLTKRELRASIEAYLEVGGGPGRTGSEDAFNRMFERDKDDLRELGLVIETVENLDGEIAYQARRDSNRLPPVALDAEEAAALTLAAKVWQQARLAGAASGALQKLRAAGMPLADEVEDDPYGGHSALEPRIPTREPAFEPLMVACRDRRPVTFAYRKSNAARPETRHVEPWTLECWRGHWYLAGFDRDRGAERVFRLSRITGPVRSRAGTYTAEVPDHVTVRETVERWAGEIATATARIRLRQGAGYPLRARATETRDVGDGWDELEIPYGHGLDAWLVEFGPDVVVLEPAELRADVVDRLRAVAKD; this is encoded by the coding sequence ATGGCCATTGCCAAGGCCGAACGGCTGATGAACCTGGCGCTGTGCCTGCTGGGGACCCGCCGCCCACTGACCAAACGCGAGCTGCGGGCGTCGATCGAGGCGTACCTGGAGGTCGGCGGGGGTCCGGGCCGGACCGGGAGCGAGGACGCCTTCAACCGGATGTTCGAGCGCGACAAGGACGACCTGCGCGAGCTGGGGCTGGTCATCGAGACGGTGGAGAACCTGGACGGCGAGATCGCCTACCAGGCCCGTCGTGACAGCAACCGGCTGCCGCCGGTCGCCCTGGACGCCGAGGAGGCCGCCGCCCTCACCCTGGCCGCCAAGGTCTGGCAGCAGGCCCGCCTCGCCGGGGCCGCCAGCGGTGCCCTGCAGAAGCTGCGGGCCGCCGGCATGCCGCTGGCCGACGAGGTCGAGGACGACCCCTACGGCGGCCACAGCGCCCTGGAACCGCGCATCCCCACCCGTGAGCCGGCCTTCGAGCCGCTGATGGTCGCCTGCCGCGACCGGCGCCCGGTCACCTTCGCCTACCGCAAGTCCAACGCCGCCCGCCCCGAGACCCGGCACGTCGAACCGTGGACCCTGGAGTGCTGGCGCGGTCACTGGTACCTGGCGGGCTTCGACCGGGACCGCGGGGCCGAGCGGGTCTTCCGGCTCTCCCGCATCACCGGCCCGGTCCGCTCCCGTGCCGGGACCTACACCGCCGAGGTGCCCGACCACGTCACCGTGCGCGAGACCGTCGAGCGCTGGGCCGGGGAGATCGCCACCGCCACCGCCCGCATCCGGCTGCGGCAGGGCGCCGGCTACCCGCTGCGGGCCCGGGCGACCGAGACACGGGACGTCGGGGACGGCTGGGACGAGCTGGAGATCCCCTACGGCCACGGGCTGGACGCCTGGCTGGTGGAGTTCGGGCCGGACGTGGTGGTGCTGGAGCCCGCCGAGCTGCGGGCCGACGTGGTGGACCGGCTGCGCGCCGTCGCCAAGGACTGA
- a CDS encoding FKBP-type peptidyl-prolyl cis-trans isomerase — protein sequence MSIDKPEIDFPGGEPPADLEIKDIWEGDGPVAKAGDRVSVHYVGVAFSTGEEFDASWNRGTPLQFQLGVGQVIAGWDRGVQGMRVGGRRQLTIPPHLAYGDRGAGGRIKPGETLIFVCDLVAV from the coding sequence GTGAGCATCGACAAGCCCGAGATCGACTTCCCGGGCGGCGAGCCCCCGGCGGACCTGGAGATCAAGGACATCTGGGAGGGCGACGGTCCCGTCGCCAAGGCCGGGGACCGCGTCTCCGTGCACTACGTGGGCGTCGCCTTCTCCACCGGCGAGGAGTTCGACGCCAGCTGGAACCGCGGTACGCCGCTCCAGTTCCAGTTGGGCGTCGGCCAGGTCATCGCCGGCTGGGACCGCGGCGTGCAGGGCATGAGGGTCGGCGGCCGTCGCCAGCTGACCATCCCGCCCCACCTGGCCTACGGCGACCGCGGCGCCGGTGGCCGGATCAAGCCGGGCGAGACGCTCATCTTCGTCTGCGACCTGGTCGCCGTCTGA
- a CDS encoding FKBP-type peptidyl-prolyl cis-trans isomerase — translation MLQTPGGRPPHPRPLTTLGRRVAAALVVPALLFTAACGSEGDGSDGSDGSAASVKVAGKVGEEPKITVPEDAEAPDKAAVRTLAEGEGDEMAEGDYVRLDVYARMTGNDQELINTWNQQAGASAEGDAHTQLVVRLGEQQQTLPDSVMDALVGKRTGSRVLVEGTAKAIIGDRLNPQAGIQESDGMVWVVDPAAAAKADAKAEADGEQAEPEPGMPEVKAEKGKAATITVPKGEKAPGELKQQVLIEGDGPEVEAGDGLIVQYTGVKWEDGEKFDSSWDHGGATAFQIGTGSVVKGWDQGLVGKKVGDRVLLVIPPELAYGGNPQSELAKNTLVFSVDIVGKV, via the coding sequence ATGCTGCAAACCCCAGGGGGACGCCCCCCACACCCCCGCCCCCTCACGACGCTCGGCCGCCGTGTCGCCGCGGCCCTGGTCGTGCCCGCCCTGCTGTTCACCGCCGCCTGCGGCTCCGAGGGCGACGGCTCCGACGGATCCGACGGCTCCGCCGCCTCGGTGAAGGTCGCCGGCAAGGTCGGAGAGGAACCGAAGATCACCGTTCCGGAGGACGCCGAGGCCCCCGACAAGGCCGCCGTGCGCACCCTCGCGGAAGGCGAGGGCGACGAGATGGCCGAGGGCGACTACGTCCGGTTGGACGTCTACGCCCGCATGACCGGCAACGACCAGGAACTGATCAACACCTGGAACCAGCAGGCCGGAGCCTCCGCCGAGGGCGACGCCCACACCCAGTTGGTCGTCCGTCTCGGCGAGCAGCAGCAGACGCTGCCCGACTCGGTGATGGACGCCCTGGTCGGCAAGCGCACCGGCAGTCGCGTCCTGGTCGAGGGCACGGCCAAGGCGATCATCGGCGACCGACTCAACCCGCAGGCCGGGATCCAGGAGTCGGACGGCATGGTCTGGGTGGTCGACCCCGCGGCCGCCGCCAAGGCCGACGCCAAGGCCGAGGCCGACGGGGAGCAGGCCGAGCCCGAACCGGGCATGCCGGAGGTGAAGGCGGAGAAGGGGAAGGCCGCCACCATCACCGTCCCCAAGGGGGAGAAGGCCCCCGGAGAGCTGAAGCAGCAGGTGCTGATCGAGGGCGACGGCCCCGAGGTCGAGGCCGGTGACGGCCTGATCGTCCAGTACACCGGGGTCAAGTGGGAGGACGGCGAGAAGTTCGACTCCTCCTGGGACCACGGAGGCGCCACGGCCTTCCAGATCGGCACCGGCTCGGTCGTCAAGGGCTGGGACCAGGGCCTGGTCGGCAAGAAGGTCGGTGACCGCGTCCTGCTGGTCATCCCGCCGGAGCTGGCCTACGGCGGCAACCCGCAGTCGGAGCTGGCGAAGAACACCCTGGTCTTCTCCGTCGACATCGTCGGCAAGGTCTGA
- the pafA gene encoding Pup--protein ligase: MDRRIFGLENEYGVTCTFRGQRRLSPDEVARYLFRRVVSWGRSSNVFLRNGARLYLDVGSHPEYATPECDDVIELVTHDKAGERILEGLLVDAERRLHEEGIAGDVYLFKNNTDSAGNSYGCHENYLVARHGEFSRLADVLIPFLVTRQLISGAGKVLQTPRGAVYCVSQRAEHIWEGVSSATTRSRPIINTRDEPHADAERYRRLHVIVGDSNMSETTTLLKVGSTDLVLRMIEAGTVMRDLTLENPIRAIREVSHDTTGRRKVRLANGREASALEVQREYYEKAVDFCERRGIRTGVVDRVLELWGRTLDAIETQELDKVATEIDWVMKHQLIERYRAKNNITMSHPRVAQIDLAYHDIHRRRGLYYLLERKGQAARVCNDLKIFEGKSVPPQNTRARLRGDFIRRAQEQRRDFTVDWVHLKLNDQAQRTVLCKDPFRSVDERVEKLIAGM, from the coding sequence ATGGACCGCCGAATCTTCGGACTGGAGAACGAGTACGGCGTCACGTGTACGTTCCGGGGGCAGCGGCGCCTGTCTCCTGACGAGGTGGCGCGGTACCTCTTCCGCCGTGTCGTGTCATGGGGCCGCAGCAGCAACGTCTTCCTCCGCAACGGCGCGCGCCTGTACCTGGACGTGGGCTCGCACCCGGAGTACGCCACTCCGGAGTGTGACGACGTGATCGAACTGGTCACCCACGACAAGGCCGGCGAACGCATCCTGGAGGGGCTCCTCGTCGACGCCGAACGCCGTCTGCACGAGGAGGGGATCGCGGGCGACGTCTACCTGTTCAAGAACAACACCGACTCCGCGGGCAACTCCTACGGCTGCCACGAGAACTACCTCGTGGCCCGGCACGGGGAGTTCTCCCGCCTGGCGGACGTCCTCATCCCGTTCCTGGTCACCCGGCAACTGATCAGCGGGGCGGGCAAGGTGCTCCAGACGCCGCGCGGCGCGGTCTACTGCGTCAGCCAGCGCGCCGAGCACATCTGGGAGGGCGTCAGCTCCGCGACGACCCGCTCCCGCCCGATCATCAACACCCGCGACGAGCCGCACGCCGACGCCGAGCGCTACCGGCGCCTGCACGTCATCGTCGGCGACTCCAACATGTCCGAGACGACCACGCTGCTCAAGGTCGGCTCCACCGACCTGGTGCTGCGCATGATCGAGGCGGGCACGGTCATGCGCGACCTCACCCTGGAGAACCCGATCCGGGCCATCCGCGAGGTCAGCCACGACACCACCGGCCGGCGGAAGGTCCGACTGGCCAACGGGCGCGAGGCGTCCGCGCTGGAGGTGCAGCGGGAGTACTACGAGAAGGCCGTCGACTTCTGCGAGCGTCGCGGCATCCGCACCGGAGTGGTGGACCGGGTCCTGGAACTGTGGGGCCGCACCCTGGACGCGATCGAGACCCAGGAGTTGGACAAGGTCGCCACCGAGATCGACTGGGTGATGAAACACCAGCTCATCGAGCGGTACCGGGCCAAGAACAACATCACCATGTCGCACCCGAGGGTCGCCCAGATAGACCTCGCGTACCACGACATCCACCGCCGCAGGGGCCTGTACTACCTGTTGGAGCGCAAGGGGCAGGCGGCCAGGGTCTGCAACGACCTCAAGATCTTCGAGGGCAAATCCGTACCGCCGCAGAACACCCGCGCCAGGTTGCGCGGCGACTTCATCCGTCGGGCCCAGGAGCAGCGCCGCGACTTCACCGTCGACTGGGTGCACCTGAAGCTGAACGACCAGGCCCAGCGCACGGTGTTGTGCAAGGACCCCTTCCGTTCGGTGGACGAGCGGGTGGAGAAGCTCATCGCCGGAATGTGA
- a CDS encoding MFS transporter, with product MATGYVELLRARHAVRLLAGTLVGRLPNATAALAIVLFTRAEGGGYTLAGVLSAVYGLSNAVGQPLLGRAVDLWGQPRVMLPSALLSGLGMAVFALVGIDPLPLAHATMVVAGFFTPPLEGGLRALWPSVLGRSDRVHAAYALDAVAQEVLFTVGPLVVTVLVAFRSEAAALLVINVLGVVGALSVVVSPPSRLWRSAPREAHWLGALRSGGLRSLLGAFFFVGLALGSIAVAAVAYADDRGDGLISSYLLSALGAGALVGGVVYGARGWAGEPETRLRVLVAALAAGYLPLALVPAPATMTVLAGVAGLFLAPALACAFVVVDRHAPTGTVTEAFSWLVTAFGVGAAAGTAVVGPVVEHGGTAAGFCVAGAGGLTALLVLLATRRVLTAPAAPRSGDALGRVETDDTGSVESGSGTGFRA from the coding sequence ATGGCGACGGGCTACGTCGAGTTGTTGCGCGCCAGGCACGCGGTGCGGCTGCTCGCGGGGACCCTGGTCGGACGGTTGCCGAACGCCACCGCGGCCCTGGCAATCGTGCTGTTCACCCGGGCCGAGGGCGGCGGCTACACCCTGGCGGGCGTGCTGTCGGCCGTCTACGGCCTGTCCAACGCGGTCGGCCAGCCCCTGCTGGGCCGCGCCGTGGACCTGTGGGGTCAGCCGAGGGTGATGCTGCCCTCCGCGCTGCTCTCCGGGCTCGGCATGGCCGTCTTCGCCCTGGTCGGCATCGACCCGTTGCCCCTGGCCCACGCCACGATGGTCGTCGCCGGCTTCTTCACGCCTCCTCTGGAGGGCGGACTGCGCGCCCTGTGGCCCAGCGTCCTGGGGCGGTCCGACCGGGTGCACGCCGCCTACGCGTTGGACGCGGTCGCCCAGGAGGTGCTGTTCACCGTCGGTCCGTTGGTCGTCACCGTGCTGGTGGCGTTCCGGAGCGAGGCGGCGGCCCTGCTGGTGATCAACGTGCTCGGGGTGGTGGGGGCCCTGTCCGTGGTGGTCTCGCCGCCGTCCCGCCTCTGGCGGTCGGCCCCGCGCGAGGCGCACTGGCTGGGCGCCCTGCGCTCGGGCGGCCTGCGCTCCCTGCTCGGCGCCTTCTTCTTCGTCGGCCTCGCGTTGGGCTCGATCGCGGTGGCCGCCGTGGCCTACGCCGACGACCGGGGCGACGGCCTGATCTCCAGCTATCTGCTCTCCGCCCTCGGCGCCGGCGCGCTGGTGGGAGGGGTGGTCTACGGCGCGCGGGGGTGGGCCGGGGAGCCCGAGACGCGGTTGCGCGTCCTGGTGGCCGCCCTGGCCGCCGGCTACCTGCCGCTGGCCCTGGTGCCCGCCCCGGCGACGATGACCGTTCTGGCCGGGGTCGCGGGTCTCTTCCTGGCCCCCGCCCTCGCCTGTGCCTTCGTCGTGGTGGACCGCCACGCGCCCACGGGCACGGTCACCGAGGCGTTCTCCTGGCTGGTGACCGCCTTCGGCGTCGGCGCGGCCGCGGGCACGGCCGTGGTGGGGCCGGTGGTGGAACACGGCGGGACGGCCGCGGGCTTCTGCGTGGCGGGCGCCGGCGGCCTCACCGCCCTGCTCGTGCTGCTCGCGACCCGTCGCGTCCTGACGGCTCCCGCGGCGCCGCGGTCCGGCGACGCCCTCGGCCGGGTGGAAACCGATGACACGGGGAGCGTCGAATCCGGTTCCGGAACCGGATTCCGGGCGTAA
- a CDS encoding LacI family DNA-binding transcriptional regulator produces the protein MSHPIRSRPVTTDRIRPTSRDVARAAGVSQAAVSLVLGDKWHGRVSARKAEAVRRAARELGYRPNLAARSLRLGRTRTALLVVPALTNEFFARLHAGAARVAAEHGFGVVLYPSPEGIGPARDPFASASAALDGVIASSMASESLAALRTGGELPLVMLDSDPERTRAAATVNLDIADGMRRVAEHLLGLGHRRLAHLAAAVDSWTFEVRARTLADVVRAAGCPPPTTVPAGLGVADGARAAARALAADPRPTALVCDDDVLAAGACKAVRRLGLRVPQDVSVTGFDDLTLAGAVEPELTTVRLPAEETGAAGMRALLRVLEAPSTAERGRDAASPDVTTLPVGLTVRDSTAPPPDAPGRAGGRT, from the coding sequence ATGTCCCACCCGATCAGGAGCCGGCCAGTGACCACCGACCGCATCCGCCCCACGAGCCGGGACGTGGCGCGCGCCGCCGGGGTCTCGCAGGCGGCCGTCTCCCTGGTACTGGGCGACAAGTGGCACGGTCGGGTGTCGGCCCGGAAGGCCGAGGCGGTACGGCGGGCCGCCCGCGAGCTGGGCTACCGCCCCAACCTCGCCGCCCGCAGTCTGCGACTGGGGCGCACCCGCACCGCGCTGCTGGTCGTCCCGGCCCTGACCAACGAGTTCTTCGCCAGGCTCCACGCGGGTGCCGCCCGGGTGGCGGCCGAACACGGCTTCGGCGTGGTGCTCTACCCCTCCCCGGAGGGGATCGGGCCCGCGCGGGACCCCTTCGCGTCCGCGAGCGCCGCCCTGGACGGCGTGATCGCCTCCTCCATGGCCTCCGAATCACTGGCGGCGTTGCGAACCGGCGGCGAACTGCCCCTGGTGATGCTCGACAGCGACCCCGAGCGCACCCGGGCCGCGGCGACCGTCAACCTCGACATCGCCGACGGCATGCGGCGGGTCGCGGAACACCTGCTGGGGCTGGGGCACCGCAGGCTGGCCCACCTCGCCGCGGCGGTGGACTCCTGGACCTTCGAGGTGCGGGCCCGAACGCTGGCCGACGTGGTGCGCGCGGCCGGCTGCCCACCACCGACCACCGTCCCCGCCGGGCTGGGGGTGGCGGACGGGGCCCGCGCCGCGGCGCGGGCGTTGGCGGCCGACCCGCGCCCCACCGCCCTGGTGTGCGACGACGACGTACTGGCCGCGGGTGCCTGCAAAGCGGTGCGGCGACTGGGACTCCGGGTGCCGCAGGACGTCTCCGTGACCGGATTCGACGACCTGACGCTCGCCGGCGCGGTCGAACCCGAGCTGACGACGGTGCGACTGCCGGCCGAGGAGACGGGCGCGGCCGGGATGCGGGCCCTGCTGCGGGTGCTGGAGGCCCCCTCCACCGCGGAGCGGGGGCGGGACGCCGCTTCCCCGGACGTCACCACCTTGCCGGTGGGGTTGACCGTACGCGACTCCACCGCCCCGCCGCCGGACGCGCCGGGGCGCGCCGGGGGCCGAACGTGA
- the prcA gene encoding proteasome subunit alpha — translation MSTPFYVSPQQAMADRAEYARKGIARGRSVVVLQYADGIVFVAENPSRALHKVSEIYDRIAFAAVGKYNEFENLRIGGVRYADLRGYTYARTDVTARGLANVYAQTLGTIFSSAAEKPYEVELIVAEVGEGPEDDQIYRLPHDGSIVDEHGSVAVGGNSDQIGSYLGQRHRDGMTLSEALKLAVESLTRDNNGGERTLTADQLEVAVLDRTRPQQRKFKRVLGSRLSRLLEENGASGATGGSSGASTDDEE, via the coding sequence GTGTCGACGCCGTTCTATGTCTCACCCCAGCAGGCCATGGCGGACCGCGCCGAGTACGCCCGCAAGGGCATCGCGCGCGGTCGCAGCGTGGTCGTGTTGCAGTACGCCGACGGCATCGTGTTCGTCGCGGAGAACCCGTCTCGGGCACTGCACAAGGTCAGCGAGATCTACGACCGGATCGCCTTCGCGGCGGTGGGCAAGTACAACGAGTTCGAGAACCTGCGCATCGGTGGCGTGCGCTACGCCGACCTGCGCGGTTACACCTACGCCCGCACGGACGTCACCGCACGCGGGCTGGCCAACGTCTACGCCCAGACGCTGGGCACCATCTTCTCCAGCGCCGCCGAGAAGCCCTACGAGGTGGAACTGATCGTCGCCGAGGTCGGGGAGGGCCCCGAGGACGACCAGATCTACCGGTTGCCGCACGACGGTTCGATCGTCGACGAGCACGGCTCGGTGGCGGTCGGCGGCAACTCCGATCAGATCGGCAGCTACCTCGGTCAGCGGCACCGGGACGGCATGACCCTCTCCGAGGCGCTGAAGCTGGCGGTGGAGTCGCTCACCCGGGACAACAACGGCGGGGAGCGCACCCTCACCGCCGACCAGCTGGAGGTGGCCGTCCTGGACCGCACCCGCCCCCAGCAGCGCAAGTTCAAGCGCGTGCTGGGCAGCCGGCTCTCCCGGCTGCTGGAGGAGAACGGTGCGTCCGGGGCGACCGGGGGGTCCTCCGGTGCCTCGACGGACGACGAGGAGTGA
- the prcB gene encoding proteasome subunit beta, with protein MEANTRSSGRLPAAFLTPGSSSFMDFLSEHAPEQLPGNRPLPPVKGAVEAPHGTTIVSATFPGGVVLAGDRRATMGNMIAQRDIEKVFPADEYSAVGIAGTAGLAVELVKLFQLELEHFEKVEGAQLSLEGKANRLSTMIRGNLGMAMQGLAVIPLFAGYDVDRGEGRVFSYDVTGGRSEERGFAAVGSGSVFARGSLKKLHRDDLTEEQAATVVVQALYDAADDDSATGGPDLVRRIYPVVAVITDEGFRRLTEDEVADIARSVHDGRLQSPNGPQAPVL; from the coding sequence GTGGAAGCCAACACCCGTAGCTCAGGGCGTCTGCCTGCCGCCTTCCTGACGCCGGGCTCGTCCTCGTTCATGGACTTCCTGTCCGAGCACGCGCCCGAGCAGCTCCCCGGCAACCGTCCGCTGCCCCCGGTGAAGGGCGCCGTGGAGGCGCCGCACGGTACGACGATCGTCTCGGCCACCTTCCCCGGCGGGGTGGTGCTGGCCGGTGACCGGCGGGCGACGATGGGCAACATGATCGCCCAGCGCGACATCGAGAAGGTCTTCCCGGCCGACGAGTACAGCGCGGTCGGCATCGCCGGGACGGCCGGGTTGGCGGTGGAGCTGGTCAAGCTCTTCCAACTGGAGCTGGAGCACTTCGAGAAGGTGGAGGGCGCCCAGCTCTCCCTGGAGGGCAAGGCCAACCGTCTGTCCACGATGATCCGCGGCAATCTCGGCATGGCCATGCAGGGCCTGGCGGTGATCCCGCTGTTCGCCGGGTACGACGTGGACCGGGGCGAGGGCCGCGTCTTCTCCTACGACGTCACCGGAGGCCGCTCCGAGGAGCGGGGCTTCGCGGCGGTGGGCTCCGGCTCGGTCTTCGCGCGCGGCTCCCTCAAGAAGCTCCACCGGGACGACCTCACCGAGGAGCAGGCCGCCACCGTGGTCGTCCAGGCGCTCTACGACGCCGCCGACGACGACTCCGCCACCGGCGGACCCGATCTCGTCCGCCGGATCTACCCCGTCGTCGCGGTGATCACCGACGAGGGATTCCGCAGGCTCACCGAGGACGAGGTGGCCGACATCGCCCGCTCGGTGCACGACGGCCGGCTCCAGTCGCCCAACGGGCCGCAGGCCCCGGTGCTCTAG
- a CDS encoding ubiquitin-like protein Pup: MATKDTGGGQQKATRSTEEVEEQASEAQASEDLKERHEALSDEVDSVLDEIDDVLEENAEDFVRSFVQKGGE, encoded by the coding sequence ATGGCGACCAAGGACACCGGCGGCGGCCAGCAGAAGGCGACGCGCTCCACCGAGGAGGTCGAGGAGCAGGCGTCGGAGGCGCAGGCTTCGGAGGATCTCAAGGAGCGCCACGAGGCGCTGTCGGACGAGGTGGACTCCGTGCTGGACGAGATCGACGACGTCCTCGAGGAGAACGCGGAGGACTTCGTTCGCAGCTTTGTCCAAAAGGGTGGCGAGTAG
- the dop gene encoding depupylase/deamidase Dop → MTVRRVMGIETEYGISVPAHPNANAMLTSSQIVNAYAAAMHRARRARWDFEEENPLRDARGFDLAREVADASQLTDEDIGLANVILTNGARLYVDHAHPEYSAPEVTNPRDAVLWDKAGERIMAEAARRAAELPGAQPIHLYKNNTDNKGASYGCHENYLMKRETPFTEIVRHLTPFFVSRQVVTGAGRVGIGQDGSEHGFQISQRADYFEVEVGLETTLKRPIINTRDEPHADAERYRRLHVIVGDANLSEVSTYLKLGTTSLVLSMIEDGFIAVDLAVDQPVRTLHQVSHDPSLRRLITLRSGRKLTAVQLQMEYCELARKYVEERWGADVDEQTADVLARWEDVLGRLERDPMSLAGELDWVAKKELMEGYRRRDGLGWDAARLHLVDLQYADVRPDKGLYNRLAARGRMKRLLDEADVERARTEPPEDTRAYFRGRCLDRYADAVAAASWDSVIFDLPGRDSLQRVPTLEPLRGTRAHVGELLERCRTAEELVRALSGR, encoded by the coding sequence ATGACCGTACGGCGAGTAATGGGCATCGAGACGGAGTACGGGATCTCCGTGCCCGCCCACCCGAACGCCAATGCCATGCTCACCTCGTCCCAGATCGTCAACGCCTACGCGGCGGCGATGCACCGGGCGCGCCGCGCCCGCTGGGACTTCGAGGAGGAGAACCCGCTGCGGGACGCCCGCGGATTCGACCTGGCGCGCGAGGTGGCCGACGCCAGCCAGCTCACGGACGAGGACATCGGTCTGGCGAACGTCATCCTCACCAATGGCGCCCGGCTGTACGTGGACCACGCCCATCCCGAGTACAGCGCCCCCGAGGTGACCAATCCGCGCGACGCGGTGCTGTGGGACAAGGCGGGCGAGCGGATCATGGCCGAGGCCGCCAGGCGGGCCGCCGAGCTGCCCGGCGCCCAGCCGATCCACCTCTACAAGAACAACACCGACAACAAGGGCGCCTCCTACGGCTGCCACGAGAACTACCTGATGAAGCGGGAGACCCCCTTCACGGAGATCGTGCGCCACCTGACGCCCTTCTTCGTCTCCCGCCAGGTCGTCACCGGCGCCGGCCGGGTTGGCATCGGCCAGGACGGCTCCGAGCACGGCTTCCAGATCAGTCAGCGCGCCGACTACTTCGAGGTCGAGGTCGGTCTGGAGACCACCCTCAAACGACCGATCATCAACACCCGCGACGAGCCGCACGCCGACGCCGAGCGGTACCGTCGGCTGCACGTGATCGTCGGCGACGCCAACCTGTCGGAGGTCTCCACCTACCTCAAACTGGGCACCACCTCACTGGTGCTGTCCATGATCGAGGACGGCTTCATCGCCGTGGACCTCGCCGTCGACCAGCCCGTGCGCACCCTGCACCAGGTCAGCCACGATCCGTCGCTGCGACGCCTGATCACGCTCCGCAGCGGCCGGAAGCTCACCGCCGTACAGCTCCAGATGGAGTACTGCGAGCTGGCCCGCAAGTACGTCGAGGAGCGCTGGGGCGCGGACGTCGACGAGCAGACCGCCGACGTGCTCGCCCGTTGGGAGGACGTCCTGGGCCGTCTGGAAAGGGACCCGATGAGTCTGGCCGGCGAGCTGGACTGGGTGGCCAAGAAGGAGCTGATGGAGGGCTACCGGCGCCGCGACGGCCTGGGCTGGGACGCCGCACGGCTGCACCTGGTCGACCTGCAGTACGCCGATGTGCGGCCCGACAAGGGGCTGTACAACCGCTTGGCGGCGCGCGGCAGGATGAAGCGGCTGTTGGACGAGGCGGACGTGGAGCGGGCCCGCACCGAGCCGCCGGAGGACACCCGCGCGTACTTCCGCGGTCGCTGCCTGGACCGGTACGCCGACGCCGTGGCGGCCGCCTCCTGGGATTCGGTGATCTTCGACCTGCCCGGGCGGGACTCCCTCCAGCGGGTGCCGACCCTGGAGCCGCTGCGCGGCACGCGCGCCCACGTCGGCGAGCTGCTGGAGCGCTGCCGCACGGCCGAGGAGCTGGTCCGGGCGCTCTCGGGGAGGTGA